Proteins from a genomic interval of Pirellulales bacterium:
- a CDS encoding NAD(+)/NADH kinase, producing the protein MTRAQLDTSTFPQSGRPRVMVLGYGERTQVSEQAEQFRPVIAASADIALWDLAFVEPLNKVESDLAIVFGGDGSILRAAHQMAYRQVPVVAVNLGKLGFLADLSPEKFLEALPHICRGEYRVVEHLMYECTIEREGKVVCQHLGLNEVAILAGAPFAILDIHLYVDAELVTTYSCDGLLISTPVGSTAHSLSAGGPILRKDMQAFVVLAISPHTLTNRPVIDCAERRYELVVPQPHEGSAVVVDGRAVHKLAAGDRVRVERAEPRFKLVEVPGHGYYRTLREKLGWGGQLHLNDH; encoded by the coding sequence ATGACTCGAGCCCAGCTAGATACGTCGACGTTTCCCCAGAGCGGCCGCCCGCGCGTGATGGTGCTGGGATATGGCGAGCGCACGCAGGTCAGCGAACAGGCCGAACAGTTTCGGCCGGTGATCGCCGCGAGCGCCGATATCGCATTGTGGGATCTGGCGTTCGTCGAACCGCTCAACAAGGTCGAATCCGATCTGGCGATCGTCTTCGGCGGCGACGGGTCGATCCTGCGCGCCGCGCATCAGATGGCTTACCGCCAGGTACCGGTCGTGGCGGTGAACTTGGGAAAGCTCGGATTTCTCGCCGATCTTTCTCCTGAAAAGTTCCTGGAAGCGCTGCCGCACATCTGTCGCGGCGAGTATCGCGTCGTCGAGCATCTGATGTATGAATGCACGATCGAGCGCGAGGGGAAGGTCGTCTGCCAGCACCTGGGGCTGAACGAGGTCGCGATCCTGGCCGGGGCGCCGTTTGCGATCCTCGACATTCATCTTTATGTCGATGCCGAACTGGTCACCACCTATAGCTGCGACGGCCTGTTGATCAGCACGCCGGTCGGTTCGACGGCGCACAGCCTTTCGGCGGGCGGGCCGATCCTTCGCAAGGATATGCAAGCATTCGTCGTGCTAGCAATCAGTCCGCACACGCTGACGAACCGCCCGGTGATCGATTGCGCCGAACGGCGCTATGAACTGGTGGTGCCGCAACCGCACGAAGGGAGCGCCGTGGTGGTCGACGGCCGGGCCGTACACAAGCTGGCGGCCGGCGATCGGGTGCGGGTCGAACGGGCCGAGCCACGATTCAAGCTGGTCGAAGTTCCGGGTCACGGGTATTATCGCACCCTTCGCGAGAAGCTCGGCTGGGGCGGCCAGTTGCATTTGAACGATCACTGA
- a CDS encoding DJ-1/PfpI family protein — MGTLALPSRAALLNIRSLFSALLLGAIVFTPLVGAARAADGAKPVDKPADAKATRTLGVVLYPRFELLDVYGPVEMFGALGQRVKIVMVGYQAGPIASAQGPKVVADYSFADCPPLDLLLVPGGFGTATQLGNEPLLAWLRERAEKAEIVMSVCSGSALLAKAGLLDGRRATSNKQFFQFAEKQGPKVQWVKEARWVEDGNRVTSSGVSAGMDMALAVIARLYGDEAAQKIADGTEYQWHRDANVDPFAKFAK, encoded by the coding sequence ATGGGCACGCTAGCACTGCCGTCGCGCGCTGCGCTTCTTAACATTCGATCTTTGTTTTCTGCGCTACTCCTTGGCGCGATTGTATTCACTCCGCTCGTTGGCGCGGCCCGGGCGGCTGACGGGGCGAAGCCGGTGGACAAACCGGCCGATGCAAAAGCAACCCGCACGCTGGGCGTGGTACTCTATCCGCGCTTCGAGCTGTTGGACGTTTATGGCCCAGTCGAGATGTTCGGCGCGCTCGGTCAGCGCGTGAAGATCGTGATGGTCGGCTACCAGGCCGGACCGATCGCCAGCGCGCAGGGGCCGAAGGTCGTGGCCGATTATTCGTTCGCGGATTGTCCACCGCTCGATCTGCTGCTGGTGCCGGGCGGGTTCGGCACGGCCACGCAACTCGGAAATGAACCGCTCTTGGCTTGGCTGCGCGAACGGGCCGAAAAGGCCGAGATCGTGATGAGCGTTTGTTCCGGCTCGGCGCTGTTGGCCAAGGCCGGCTTGCTCGACGGGCGGCGCGCGACCTCGAACAAGCAGTTCTTTCAATTCGCCGAGAAGCAGGGACCGAAGGTCCAGTGGGTGAAAGAAGCTCGCTGGGTCGAGGATGGCAATCGCGTAACGAGCTCGGGCGTGTCAGCCGGCATGGATATGGCGCTGGCGGTGATTGCGCGACTGTACGGCGACGAAGCGGCCCAGAAGATCGCCGACGGCACCGAGTATCAGTGGCATCGTGACGCGAACGTTGACCCATTTGCGAAGTTTGCCAAGTGA
- a CDS encoding ABC transporter permease, translating into MVITWVAALGDIMMFGGRTFLWLVSRMPRRETLLPNFYQIGVLSLPVVALTGTFIGMVLAVQSYSQFRIVHLETRLGAIINMSLVRELGPVLAATMLAGRVGSAMAAELGTMRVTEQIDALSSMGANPVQYLVVPRFLGCLVLIPTLTIMADFMGVVGGWFYSTQLLGIDNHHYWENAQEFVGAFDLFGGVFKSLFFGAAIALISCHRGFHCDPGAEGVGRAAYSAFVNSFVVILMIDFFMGIALDVVYYFLWPQGTSLL; encoded by the coding sequence ATGGTTATCACCTGGGTGGCGGCGCTGGGTGACATCATGATGTTTGGCGGCCGCACCTTCCTGTGGCTGGTGTCGCGCATGCCGCGGCGCGAAACGCTGCTGCCGAACTTCTATCAGATTGGCGTGCTCAGCCTGCCGGTGGTCGCCCTGACCGGGACGTTCATCGGTATGGTGCTGGCCGTGCAAAGCTATTCGCAGTTCCGCATTGTCCATCTGGAAACGCGGCTCGGCGCAATCATCAATATGTCGCTGGTGCGCGAGCTGGGGCCGGTGCTCGCCGCCACGATGCTGGCCGGCCGCGTCGGCAGCGCCATGGCCGCCGAGCTAGGCACGATGCGCGTCACCGAGCAGATTGACGCGCTATCGAGCATGGGAGCCAATCCCGTGCAATACCTGGTCGTGCCTCGCTTCCTGGGCTGCCTGGTCCTGATTCCCACGCTGACGATCATGGCCGACTTCATGGGCGTCGTCGGCGGCTGGTTCTACAGCACGCAACTGCTGGGCATCGACAACCATCATTACTGGGAAAACGCCCAGGAATTCGTCGGCGCGTTCGACCTGTTCGGCGGCGTCTTCAAAAGTTTGTTCTTCGGCGCCGCGATCGCGCTGATCAGTTGCCATCGAGGTTTTCATTGCGACCCCGGGGCCGAAGGCGTGGGCCGCGCCGCCTATAGCGCTTTCGTCAACTCGTTCGTCGTGATCCTGATGATCGACTTCTTCATGGGCATCGCGCTGGACGTGGTTTACTACTTCCTCTGGCCGCAGGGGACGTCATTACTGTGA
- a CDS encoding ABC transporter ATP-binding protein, whose product MSTQSPKFEQSNRNLVEVRDLYVQFGRQRVLRQINLDVPRGQTLGLIGESGCGKTVLLKTIIGLVHPTRGEVLFDGVNLIKLGDRELTRQRIRFGFLFQQAALFDSMNVEQNVAFPLRQHTRKSPDEIRNIVVERLAEVGLPTTALAKKPAELSGGMRKRVGLARALALDPEIMLYDEPTTGLDPIMSDVINELIIRTRERYPVTSIVVTHDMHTAKKVADRVVMLFPLARLGADDAQMIYDGSPKRLDDCSDRRVWQFVHGEAGERLMEMRELAASRSNS is encoded by the coding sequence GTGAGCACTCAATCGCCGAAATTCGAGCAGAGCAACCGCAACCTGGTCGAAGTGCGCGATCTGTACGTGCAGTTCGGACGGCAGCGCGTGCTGCGCCAGATCAATCTCGACGTACCGCGCGGCCAGACCCTAGGGCTGATCGGCGAAAGCGGTTGCGGCAAAACTGTTCTGTTGAAGACGATCATCGGTCTGGTCCATCCCACGCGGGGCGAGGTCCTATTCGACGGCGTGAACCTGATCAAGCTCGGCGACCGAGAGCTGACGCGGCAACGGATTCGCTTCGGCTTCCTGTTTCAGCAGGCGGCCCTGTTCGACAGCATGAACGTCGAACAGAACGTCGCCTTCCCGTTGCGCCAGCACACCCGCAAATCGCCCGACGAAATTCGCAACATCGTCGTCGAGCGCCTGGCCGAGGTCGGGCTGCCGACCACGGCCCTGGCCAAGAAGCCGGCCGAGCTATCCGGCGGCATGCGCAAACGGGTCGGCCTGGCCCGGGCACTGGCGCTCGATCCCGAGATCATGCTCTACGACGAGCCCACCACCGGGCTGGATCCGATTATGAGCGACGTGATCAACGAGTTGATCATCCGCACCCGCGAGCGCTACCCCGTGACCAGCATCGTCGTGACGCACGATATGCACACGGCCAAAAAGGTGGCGGACCGAGTTGTCATGCTCTTTCCGCTGGCCCGCCTGGGCGCCGATGACGCGCAGATGATCTACGACGGGTCGCCCAAGAGACTCGACGATTGTTCCGATCGGCGCGTCTGGCAATTCGTACACGGCGAGGCCGGCGAGCGCTTGATGGAAATGCGCGAATTGGCCGCCAGCCGCAGTAACAGCTAA